The Chelatococcus sp. HY11 nucleotide sequence ATGACATCGCTCGAATTGAGCACCAGGATCTCCGGCGACTGCCCGGTTTTTTCCTTGTAACAAGCCGCGAAATTCTTCTTCGCCGACTCCAGCCAGACACCGCCCGAGGCAACCACCACGAGAGGCTCCTGCGCCTTCACCGGCGCTGGCGCCAGCATACTCAGTCCCACTGCTCCCAAGCCCAGGGCGATTGCCGCAAGCCTTGCAAATCCGACCATTCCCCATGCTCCCTTGTCTCGCGATACCAGACCGTGCACCGGCGTCGCAACGCGAGGGATCGGTACAGAGGCAGGCTCAACTTGACGCTAGACTGCTCATCTTGTACCAAATCTGTCAACCAGTTGCTGCAGATGAAACAATCACAGGGTTGATGCAATAATGAGCAGTCTGGAAAGCGCCATCCGGATTCTGCAATCTCTGTCCGTCCAGAAGCCGACCCTTCGGGTATCGGATGCGGCTGCCGAGCTGGATATCCCTAAAAGCACTGTTTCCCGGCTCCTGAAAACGTTGAGCGAAGGCGGGATTCTGGAGCGGCAGGATGGCGGCAGGGAATATAGTGTAGGCCCGCTGTTACTCCAACTTGGCGGGCTTTATGTCTCGACGCATAGCGTGCTCGATCTTGTCGACCGCTCGCTGTCGCGCCTGGTCGAGACATTCGGTTTCACGGCCTATGCTGGTATCCTGGATGGCGCGGATGTTGTCGTCCTTCGTCAATGGCAAGGCAGCCATCCGCTTCGCCTTGTCCTCGATGTCGGCTCGCGCCTCCCCGCGGAGCAGACGGCGCTGGGGCTCGCCTTGCTCTCGAACTGCGAGGACGCTGTTGTCGCCGAGCGTCTGGGACCGTCCGTCGTCCATCCGGTGACAGGAGAGGCGATACCACTCGCGGATACATTGGTGGACGTGAGGCGCTGCCGGGAGGCGGGATGGATCGAGGTGGCCTGCGCGACGGCGCCGGGGATCACGTCGATCGGCGCGGTCATCAAGGCACGCA carries:
- a CDS encoding helix-turn-helix domain-containing protein encodes the protein MSSLESAIRILQSLSVQKPTLRVSDAAAELDIPKSTVSRLLKTLSEGGILERQDGGREYSVGPLLLQLGGLYVSTHSVLDLVDRSLSRLVETFGFTAYAGILDGADVVVLRQWQGSHPLRLVLDVGSRLPAEQTALGLALLSNCEDAVVAERLGPSVVHPVTGEAIPLADTLVDVRRCREAGWIEVACATAPGITSIGAVIKARNASQPDISMSVSFPDHAADDALRSAMAAEIIGAARDITELSSMPLQLSGPRNPGATRGAR